The DNA window GCACCCCCGCCACGTCGACGCTGCCGGTGACGGCCTGCTTCGCCCCGTCGACGGCCTGTGCCGCGCGGACGGCGGCGGCACTGCGCAGCAGCGCCTTGCTCGGCATGCACGCCCAATAGGAGCACTCGCCGCCGACCAGCTCGGCCTCGACGAGAGCGGTGCGCATCCCGCCCTGCACCGCCCGATCGGCGACGTTCTCGCCCACGGCCCCGGCTCCGATGACGATGACGTCGTACTCGAGTTCGCTCATGGCCTCACGCTAGCCCCGTCGCCCGCGTGCAGCCCAGGGTTGTGACCGATGCCGTCGGTGTGCGTCGGTCCTCGGGCGCGTCCGTGCCGCGGCACACCCATGTCCGTTTTCCGCGAGCCGAGGTCGGGGGCGCGTGTCAGGCTGGATCCCGTGAGCCTCACCATGACCTTCGACGAGCGGTACCGCGCGATCGACTCGCGCGACACCCGCTTCGACGGGCAGTTCGTCACGGCGGTGAGATCCACCGGCATCTACTGCCGCCCCAGCTGTCCGGCGCGCACGCCGAAGGCCGCCAACGTCACGTTCTACGCCACGTCCGCCGCCGCCCACGAGGCCGGCTATCGCGCCTGCAAGCGCTGCCTCCCGGAGGCCGCGCCCGGCTCGCCGGAGTGGAACCTCCGCGGCGACGTCGTGGCCCGGGCGATGCGCCTCATCGCCGACGGCATCGTGGAGCGCGAGGGCGTGCCGGGGCTGGCCGCGCGCCTCGGCTACTCGCCGCGCCACCTGACCCGCCTCATCGCCGCCGAGCTCGGAGCCGGGCCCCTCGCTCTCAGCCGCGCTCACCGGGCGCACACCGCCCGCATGCTGCTCGTGGGCACCGAGCTGCCCGCGTCGGAGGTGGCGTTCTCGGCAGGGTTCGCCAGCATCCGTCAGTTCAACGAGACCGTGCGCGAGGTCTTCGGGATGCCGCCTCTCGAGCTGCGCGCGCGCCGTGCCGCCGGGCGGCCCGAGGCTCCCGCCGGCCAGCTCGACCTCGTGCTGCCCCATCGCGGCGAGCTCGACTCCGCCGGCCTCTTCGGCTGGATGGCCGCCCATGCGGTCGGGGGAGTGGAGTCCGGCAGCGCGCATCGGTTCGCCCGCACGCTGCGGCTCCCGGGTGGTCCGGCGTGGTTCGAGCTGCGCGTCGATGCGGACGGCCGCGTGCGCCTCCGCGCCCAGCTGGCGGCGCTCTCCGACCTTCCCGCGATGGTGACCCGCGCACGCCGGCTGTTCGACCTCGACGCGGATCCGGTCGCGGTGGACGACGCGCTGTCGCAGCATCCCGAGCTGGCCCCCCTCGTCGCAGCGGTCCCCGGCGTGCGCGTTCCGGGCGCGGTGGACCCGCACGAGATGCTCATCCGGGCGATGATCGGCCAGCAGATCTCGGTGGCCGCCGCCCGCACCGCGCAGACGCGGCTGGCCGATGCGCTGGGCGAGCGCATGCAGACGCCCCACGGGGAGGGCATCCTCTTCCCGACGACCGCCGCGATCGCCGAGCGCGGCCACGAGGTGCTGCGCGGACCCGCTGCGCGCGTGCGCTCGGTCATCGGCGCGGCCGCCGCTCTGGCCGAGGGCCGGCTCGATGTCGGCCCCGGCGACGACGGCGCGGAGCAGCGCGCGGCGCTGCTGGCGATGCCCGGGATCGGTCCGTGGACCGCGGACTACGTGCGCATGCGCGTGCTGCAGGACCCCGACGTGCTCCTGCCGGGCGACGTCGCGGCACGCGCCGGGGCGCTCGCCGCCGGCATCCCCGCGGACGCTGCCGGACTCACCCGCTGGGCCGCCCGCGCGGCCCCCTGGCGCAGCTACCTGATGGCGCACCTCTGGTACGCCGCGCCCGTCACGCGCGCGTGGCGGGCGACCCCCGACCCGATTCCGACGGAGGACTCATGACCGCGACCACCGCCACCGCCACCGCCACCCTGCAGACCGTCGCCACCCCCGACGGTCCGTTCACCCTCCTCGTCGACGAGGAGGGCCGGGTGCTCGCGTCGGGCTGGACGGCCGAGGCCGACGCCGTGCTCGCGCGCCTGCGCCCCGCGCATCGTCCCGTCGACGTCACGACAGGGACGACGGATGCTGCCGCCGCCGTCGCCGCGTACTACGCCGGCGACCTGACCGCGATCGACACGGTGCCGGTGCGGCAGTTCGGCACCGCGCTGCAGAGCGCGGGGTGGGACGCGCTCCGGGGGATCCCCGCGGGTGGGCCGCTCAGCTACACCGGGTTCGCCGCCGCGCTCGGACAGCCGAGCGCGGTGCGGGCCGCAGCATCCATCTGCGCCCGCAATGCGCCGGCGCTCTTCGTGCCGTGCCACCGGGTGCTGCGCACCGACGGCTCGCTGGGCGGCTTCGCCTGGGGCGTCGAGGTGAAGGAGAGCCTCCTCGCGCGCGAGTCCGCCGCCGCGCGCTGAGCGAGTCCGCCGCGCGCTGAGCGAGTCCGCCGCGCGCTGAGCGACGGTGCCGGCGCGGTCGAGCGAGCGAGCGCGGCGAGCCGAAACACCGCAGCCGGATACCGGCCGAGCTCTTGCGCGCCGGCAGACCCTGGGAATATCCTGGAGGGCTGTCGTCCGCGCCCCGCGGTCGCTGCGCGAAGGAGGATGACATGACCCTGATCACCATCACGCCGGTCCGCCCCCTCCCGCTCGTCTCTCGCGCGTCGCGCCACTGAGCGCGCGGCCGGCATATCGCCGGCGCGCCCAGCGTTGTCGCCCCCGGGCAGGAAAGCCGCCCGCCTCCGCGCGCCCGCCGACCCTTCCGCTCGCTCCACCCGCCTCACACGTCCCACAAGGATCATGACCTCCACTGCATCGCCGCCTCCGCGCCTGTCCACGCCGCGCGCCCTCGCGCGGCTCCTCCCCTTCGCCAAACCGGTCGTCGGCCGCCTGAGCATGGGCGCCGTCAGCGCGCTCCTGGCCTCGCTGCTCGCCCTGTCGATCCCGC is part of the Microbacterium lemovicicum genome and encodes:
- a CDS encoding methylated-DNA--[protein]-cysteine S-methyltransferase yields the protein MTATTATATATLQTVATPDGPFTLLVDEEGRVLASGWTAEADAVLARLRPAHRPVDVTTGTTDAAAAVAAYYAGDLTAIDTVPVRQFGTALQSAGWDALRGIPAGGPLSYTGFAAALGQPSAVRAAASICARNAPALFVPCHRVLRTDGSLGGFAWGVEVKESLLARESAAAR
- a CDS encoding DNA-3-methyladenine glycosylase 2 family protein, translating into MTFDERYRAIDSRDTRFDGQFVTAVRSTGIYCRPSCPARTPKAANVTFYATSAAAHEAGYRACKRCLPEAAPGSPEWNLRGDVVARAMRLIADGIVEREGVPGLAARLGYSPRHLTRLIAAELGAGPLALSRAHRAHTARMLLVGTELPASEVAFSAGFASIRQFNETVREVFGMPPLELRARRAAGRPEAPAGQLDLVLPHRGELDSAGLFGWMAAHAVGGVESGSAHRFARTLRLPGGPAWFELRVDADGRVRLRAQLAALSDLPAMVTRARRLFDLDADPVAVDDALSQHPELAPLVAAVPGVRVPGAVDPHEMLIRAMIGQQISVAAARTAQTRLADALGERMQTPHGEGILFPTTAAIAERGHEVLRGPAARVRSVIGAAAALAEGRLDVGPGDDGAEQRAALLAMPGIGPWTADYVRMRVLQDPDVLLPGDVAARAGALAAGIPADAAGLTRWAARAAPWRSYLMAHLWYAAPVTRAWRATPDPIPTEDS